Within the Deltaproteobacteria bacterium genome, the region AACGGATTTAAAGATCCCTGAGATCGGGCCGGCCATCGGCTATAAGGTGAACGATTATTTGTCGATTGGTTTTGGTGCCCGGATTGTCGCCGGTCAGTTTCGCTTCAAACAGGCGATTGGCACCGATTCGACGATTATGAAAGGAACGGGACGTTTCAGCCTAACCCATGAATTAGGGGATACCGCTCCTCAGTCGATCAAGGACGCTGGGTTTGCGAATTACGGTGGGGTCCTGTCAGGGAAATTTAGGGATGCAAGCCTTGGTGGAGTTCAATTCGGTTATCCGGAGCTACAGGGGATCGGCAGATTAGAGAATGCCTATGCCTTTGGTTTCGGCTGGGATGGGGGGGTCCAGTATCGGCCCTACGGATCGAACAAACTTGTCTTGAGTGTGAGTTATCGCTCCCGGTCTGTCATGGATTTCAAGGGCGGATCGCTGATGCTGGATTTTTCCGATCAGTTCCGGAAGTTCTATTACGATACGGCACAGTTTGCACCGTTTGAAGATGTTTCTTTTGGGGCTTACCTGCCCGGTGGTGCGACGAAGTTTAGGGGACCTCGTTTTTTCGATGCCCTGTTGGGAACTATTGATAATGCCGCTACGGAAGACCCGAGCCCGAAACGAAGGGCTTTGGCAAAGGCGGCAATGAACTGGTTTTTGCACGGGAAGAACAAGGACGGCTCAGACCATGTGACTCTTGATGGGAATGGATATGTCCGTTCTCTGAATCTGACGGCCTATTACGATCCTTATATGCAGTTTGCCCTTCCCCGTGAACTGACATTCGGAGCCGCCTGGCGACCGACGGAGCGTCTGCTCCTTTCCTGCGAATATAAACTGATTTATATGAATGATATGGTTGGGGATTACTTTACATTTAATCTGCGCAGTGGGGATAGCCCGTTTTTTAATTGGATGATTCTTAGCAAGGATCAGATTGAACGTGGGGATGACAGTTTCGATTTTTCCATGCATACTGATTTCAACACGATCCGCAGTATTTCATTGGGGGCTGAGTATGATCTGGGAAATAAATGGACCATTCGGGGAGGTGTACAGCATTCCAACAATACCTTTACGGCGAAACATGTCCCGCTTACGTTCAACATGCAGCCGGAAGATGTGGTCTCCGGCGGATTCAGCTATCGTTTGACGGATAACTGGGAACTTTCCTTTGCCGGGACGACCTCTTTTACCTGGGATACGACGGAATCGAAAGGGCAGGAAAAGACGGGTCCGAACTCCTTTGATCCTAATTTTGCGAACAATGCCGTTTTTCACAAAGGATCCGAGATCGACCAGTTCCATTCCAATGCTGCGTTTGATCACAAGCAGTGGCAGGTGAATTTCGGCGTGGCCTATCTCTGGTAATAAATACAAGTCACCTCTGAGGCGCAAAGGCGCAGAGGTACAAAGGGCGAAAGGGGTCAAGTCTGCTCTTGGCTTTTGCGCGGGATAATGTTTTTGTCAACACGTGGTTACACGAGTTGGGAAAGGAATGTCTGCCCGGGAACGGTGATGGGGTAAGGAATCTCAAAGCAGTCGGCATCGATAAAATCTGCATTCATCGAGAGCTGAAAAGCATGTTTGGCGCCTGTCCGTGTCTGGAAATAGTCCAGATTCCTGCTTAAGGCCTGGCCGGCGGAGGTCTTCACTTCAACAAGAAACCATGGTTCCCGGTTTTTTGTAACCAGGAAATCCACTTCCCGTTGATCTTTGGTCCGCAGAAAGTAGAGCTCATAATCGCCGAAGCCGTTGTCCACCCACCACTGAACAGCCTTCAATAGATGAGAGGCGACGAAATTTTCGTTTCTTGTCCCTTCGTCATCTACAAGCGACCAGTCCCAGAGAAAGGTTTTGGGGCCCTTCAGCAGGCTTCGGGAGATGTTACGGCTCCACGGTCGGATGGTAAAGCAATAGTAAAGCGATTCCAGCGCGGATACCCATCTTCGGATGGAGTCCTGAGATGCGCGGATCTTTCTTGCCAGCGCCGCAAAGTTTGTAAGCTGCCCTGCTTGCTGCCGGAGCAGTTCGGCCAGCAATTCCACCTGTCCTACCTCATAGATTTTTGTCGTGTCTCTTAAATCTTCACGAAACAGTAATTTAAGCCGTGTGCGTTTCCATCGATTGTAAAACCGGGAATTTCTTTTCAGGTAGGGCTCGGGGAATCCGCCGAAACGTATCAGGGCGCTGAAATCATCTTTCCGGATCCTTGCCGGGGCAGTGATCTCATGCTCCCGGAGCCCTGCGTGAATGACCTCTGCGACAGATAGAGGGTGCATCCGGTAAAGGAAGTAACGTCCCATCAGGCTGTCAGCTCCCTTCCGGTAAAGGTCCAACCGCGCGCTTCCGGTCACAACAATATGAAAACGGTTCTTTGCGTAGGTGTCGTAGAATCCCTTGATGAAGTTCTTCCAGTGAGGATACTTGTGAAGTTCGTCAAAGACGATGGTTCGGCTTTCCAGTAGTCTTAGCTTGTCGGCCACGGCTCCCGGACCCAGGAGGATCAACCGCCGGTGATCCTCGTTGTCCCAGTTGAAACAGGAAGGATCTTTTCTGATTTTATGATCAGTGGCGAGAATACTTGACCGGAAATTCGTTCAGGTATTCGCAGTATCTGTCGAAGTCGGAAAGATGGCGCTGGATAATACTGTAGAGTTCGAGCGGTTCAATTTCGAAATCACCATCCCTTTCAGGTGCCTCATCAACAAAAATGGAAGAATAATTTGAAGATTTATACCTTCGCTGAATCCAGCCAGTCTTCCGTCGTGACATTCAGGTGTTTGTTTCTCTCCTCAAGCAGGGAGAGAAATTCCCAGACATCCAGTTCCAGTTCTGTCCTTGCTTCTTCCATACTCATCTTCCCGTTTGAATAGAGTTTTATTACGCGTTCTTTCCTGTCTTCCTCGAATCCTTTTAGCAGAAGGAATCGAATATATTGAGTTTTGTCTTGCCCGGCTTTCTTTGCAAACCGGGAGATTGCCTTCAACAGGGTGTCATCTATGCGTATGGTTGTCGGGCGTTTCATGGTTCATCCCTCCTTGATTGCAGGCATAACAGCGCGTCCGCAATGATATCCCTGGCGTAGCGGCCGATCTTCTCCAGTTTCAAGATGGCAGTCCGTGCATGCTCAAAACTGATCCTGCCTCCTTCAAAAAGGCTGACCACTACTTTGGGGCTTATTGTAAACGGTATTCCAAGGTAACGGCATACTTTTATGGCTTTTCCGTCATCCGTCAGGATCACATCGGCGTTCCGTGTTGTGTAAAGTTGGATACATTCCGTTTCACCAGCTCCCAGTGTGATGGGAATATCTGCCGCCCCGGCGGAAGGTTTCTCAATCGCTATTTTATCTGCTTTGACCAGATCATGAATATTTTTTGCGTCAGGGTAGATTTGCAGAGTATTTTCATTTACGATCTCGTTATAGACCTTTGGGGGAACAATCAATTTTGATGAATCCGCAAGCCGTTCCAACGCTCCGCACTTCCAAAGCAGAATTAATGAACAGCTATCGGCGATTATGATTTTCACCGTCACTTCCCACCTCGCCTGGTTACAGATGATTACAAATGTAACATCCGTGCCCGCAATTGTCAATCCATTTCCCCGCCCCACCGAAAAGAGGGGTCTGCTCTTGGCTTTTGTGTGGGATAATGTTTTTGTCAACATTACGTGTTTACACGCGCAAGGGGTCAAGTCTGCTCTTGGCTTTTATCAACGGAAAAGCCAATCAATAAGGCGATCTTATAAAAGAATCATGAAATATAAAAAACGCAAATAAGTTCTTTTTTGCGCGACTTTTGCGTGCTTCAGGTTACTTATAAAATAACGATACGGCGTGTTTTATTAATTTGATGCTGGAAGGAGCTGTTTATGGCGAATTTTATTGAAATCTTCAGAGGGATAAGTCGTATATGGTTATCATGCATTTTTTCGATTTTTTTCGTCATCATCTGTTTGGAAGGGGTGGGCGATGCGACTCTGATAAATTTCGACGGTCAATTACTGTTCGGGCCTTCCTGGTATGCAGCGACAACCGTAAGACCTCAGCATCTGGATGTCGGAGGTGTGCAGTTTGACGGTGGCGTGGTCTTGACGAATATTGGTCTTCCGACGAACGCCTCTTCTGTTTACGCAACTTCCGATCAGGTGGACAGTCTGTTGAATCCCATTACGATTTCTTTTTCAGCGCCGGTTTCAAGTTATTATTTGAGCCTTTTCAACGGAATCGGGCACGAGATTGTTTATCGTGTTTCGGATGATGCAGGTCATTCTGTTGATGTGCCGCTTATGTCTTACAGTGTTTCAGGCGGCTATGCCACGGTCGGTTTTGATGCTACGAATGTGAATCAGGTGTCAATTCAAACGGTGGTTGACGCAACAACGCTTGGTTTGGGGAATTCCTGGAACTTTATGATTGATGAAATTGGGTATAATGAGGTCCTCCCCGAAGGGACGATCAGTACGGAGACGCTCCCGGTTCCCGAACCGGGTGGTCTTCTCCTTCTTGGAAGCGGTCTTATCAGCCTGTTTGTTTTGCGAAAGAAATAGATTGGATCAGGATGCTCCATTGCAGTGCGTATTTCTGTGGTTTGAATCCTTGATCAGGAAGTTGTGCAGGTATTCGTAGTGTTTGTCGAAGTCGGAAAGATGGTGCCGGATAATACTGTAAAGTTCGAGCGGTTCAATTTCCTGATATTCGGTTTCTGTAGCCGGTCATTCGGATGAGGGAATCAGAGAATCCATGGGGGTTGACCCCTTTGGGGGTGCAAAAAAAAGAGACTGCAGGAGCGGGGGTGGATGAGCCGGGTCCACGCCTTCTCCTGCAGTCTGCTCACTTGCGGGGTACCTTTCGGCACCCCTTAGGGGGAATGGGGGTTATGCTATGCTACGGACGCGCTTTCTTTTTCCTGAATTTCATCAAGCCCCAAAAAAACAACCTTGGAGCAGATCGGACATTTGTAATAGATGTCAAAAAAGATGGCGCCTCCTTCGTCACGATTCAAGGGAAGGAACCGGGTGTCGTCTCGGTACATTTTTGAGCCACATTTGTCGCAATTCATGAACCGCCCTCCTTTTTCCAACCGTCCTCTGCAGGATATCAACCAAGCTTTTCTGCAATCTGCCTATCTCGTAAAGCAAAGTGAATGCCAACTTTCAATGCTCTTATCGGTTGCACCCTTTTGAGACTTTAGAAAAAATGTTCTTCCACAATATGTAGTCTCTTTTTCTGAACAGAACGCAACTTATGCGAATTTACCTTGTGCAAAAAAGAATTGTATTTTTCTTCTTTGGTTCTGGTGAGGGCGGTTTTCCTGTGGAAATAGAGCCGCAAAGTCGGTCCATATGGCTCAAATTGGTCAAAATGGGCCGTTGGTTTTTTGTCGGTGACAAAATTTCGAGCCAAGGTTATGACGGGTCCAAACTCCTACTCCTCCTTTTTTTGACGGATTTTTACCCACACTTAACACCGGAGATGGGGCAAGGGAGGAGTGGCGAAGATGTGGAGAGTCATCTTCCGTCAAAGATGATGGTGTCGTAAAAAGTCGTTTTTCGGATTCCGTTCATGGTTCGACANNNNNNNNNNNNNNNNNNNNNNNNNNNNNNNNNNNNTCAATGACTTACACCGTTCGCCCTGAGTACGCCTGTCCTGAGCCGGCCGAAGGGTCGAAGGGTCGAACGGACTTTTTACGACTTCATCAAAGATAACATACGTTTTCGTTGCTGTATCCCTGAGTTTTGTTGACTTCATCGGGCCTCTCTGTTAAGTAAAAGATGTTGAAGATAGATTCCCGTGAAGGGGGAGGGAGAGATTGGATCGGAACCGATGGTCTGAATTTGATGTTGTCCGGCATTTGCAGAGATCGGTACGGACCTTTTCCAAAGGGCTTCAGACCGGTATCGGCGATGACTGTGCCGTTATTTCCTGCGGGCCGGATCAGGATCTGCTGGTGACGACGGACCTCCTGGTCGAAGGGGTTCATTTTGAACGACGCTGGTTTTCTCTGTTCCAGATCGGCTCAAAAGCACTCCGGGTTGCGCTCAGTGATATTGCCGCCATGGGAGGGGTGCCGGAATATGTTTTCGTCGGCATGGCCCTCCCCCCGTCCGTTTCGGCAGATGAAGGGGCAAAGATCCTGAAGGGGATCCGGGAAACCGCCGAATTGTACAAGGTGACCCTCGCGGGCGGAGATCTCTCCCGCTCGGGCGAGGGGATTGTCCTGGACATTATTCTGTTAGGGAACGCAAAGAGGGGGAAGTCTATTTTGCGGAGCGGGGCCCGGCCGGGGGATCAGCTTTTTGTCAGCGGGGCACTGGGAGATGCCGCCCTGGGACTCCAGTTGATGAAGATGGAGCAGGGGGAGGACGACCGGACGGATCTGCCGGATCGGCAGCGGTCTCCGGAACCGCGCATGGAGCTGGGGCGCATACTTGGGGAGGAGGGATGGGCCACGGCCATGATGGATCTCAGCGACGGGATTTCTTCCGACCTACTCCGTCTTTGCGAGGCGAGTGACGTCGGTGCCGTTCTCCGTCTGTACGATCTGCCCGCGTCGGTTCCGCTGCGTTCAATCTGTGCCACCCTTGCCCTGGACTCTGTCCCCTATCTGCTGCACGGCGGGGAAGATTACGAACTCCTTTTTACCGTGTCGGCGGATGTACGGTCCACGCTGGAGCAGGCGGATCTTCCCGTACCCGTGACGCCGGTCGGAGAGATCCTTCCCGCGAAAGCGGGGGTGTGGCTGGAGGACCCGGAGGGGAGTCGACGGCCTCTTTTGCCGCAGGGGTATGACCATTTTCGGTAAAAAGGTTGTTTTGTTGCAGGGTTGTGCGGAATCTTGTCTTGACTCTTTGGGCGGTCATTCTATATAATTCATAAAATTTCCTTTATTCCTTCCATGTCTATCTCAAGAGAGGAATCCGATGCCCCGAATGCAGAAGGTGCGGAAAGCGATCTTCCCGGCAGCGGGTCTGGGGACCCGTTTTCTTCCGGCGACCAAGGCTTCTCCCAAGGAGATGCTTCCGCTGGTCGACAAACCGATGATCCAGTATGTTGTGGAAGAAGCCGTGGCAGCGGGGATTGAGCATATCATTATGATCACGGGCCGGGGAAAACGGGCGATTGAGGATCATTTTGATCGCAATGTCGAATTGGAATTCTATCTTGAATCGAAGGGGAAAACAAAGGCCCTCCACACGATTGAAGAAATTGCCAACATGGTCGATTTCGTCTATGTCCGCCAGAAGGAACCCCTCGGGCTGGGCCATGCAGTTCTTTGTGCCCGGGAGCTGATCGGGGATGAACCCTTTGCCGTGCTCTTGGGTGATGATATTATTGATGCCGACGTTCCTTCTCTCGGACAGATGATGAAGGTTCACGAGGAGTATGGTGCCTCCGTGCTGGCCCTTCAGGAAGTTCCGCGGGATCAGATTCATCTCTATGGTGTGATCGGCGGCGAAAAGGTGGGCGAGGGGGTCTACCAGGTTCGTGAAATGGTGGAAAAACCCCCGCAAGCGCAGGCGCCCTCCAATCTTGCGATCATCGGACGCTATATTCTGACCCCCAGGGTCTTCGAGTTTCTGGAGGGGCAGGAAAAGGGAGTGGGCGGGGAGATCCAGTTGACCAACGCCCTGCAACGACTGGCCGAGGTGGAGCCGGTCTACGGGTATATCTTTGACGGGAAACGATACGATGCCGGGAGCAAGATCGGATTTTTAGAGGCAACGGTGGAACTTGGTCTCAAAAACGCCGAACTGGGTCCGGCCTTTAAGGACTATCTGAAGGGACTGAACCTTGATGCCTTTTGAGCGAAGGTGGTCAATGTGATTCTGCTTCTTATGGGATAAATAATCAGGAGGGACCGGATGTCGGACGAGCAGACCATCGATTCGAAAGAAGAAAAAGAAGATGAAGAGATTACCATTCCCGAAGAGATTCCTCTTCTGCCGGTTCGGGATGTGGTGGTCTTTCCATTTATGATTCTCCCCCTTTTCGTGGGGCGGGAGGTTTCAATCCGGGCCATTGACGAGGCACTTTCCCGGGATCGTCTGATCCTGCTCAGCACACAGAAACGGGTGGACGATGAGGACCCGGCGCAGGAGGATATCCATACCATCGGGACGGTGGCCACCATTATGCGGATGTTGAAACTTCCCGACGGAAGAATCAAGATCCTGGTACAGGGACTGACCAAGGCCCGGATTTCCCGGTTCCTCACAAACCGGCCCTTTTTCAAAGTGGTGATTGAGAAAATACAGGAAAAGGTCCTGCCGGAAGTGACGGTGGAGGTGGAGGCCCTGATCCGGAATGTGAAGGAACAGTTGGAGAGCATGGTCTCGCTGGGGAAGATGATCCTTCCGGATATTTTGATCATTGCAGAAAATATTGATGATCCGGGCCGGCTGGCCGATTTGATTACGTCCAATATCGGGCTGAAGGTCGATCAGGCCCAGGAGATCCTTGAATTGACCGACGCCGTGCAGCGGTTGCAAAAGGTCAATGAATATCTGAACAAGGAGATTGAACTCCTCTCGGTCCAGCAGAAGATCCAGGCTGAAGCCAAGGGCGAAATGGATAAGATCCAGCGGGAATACTTTCTGCGGGAACAGCTCAAGGCGATTCAGAAGGAATTGGGCGAGGTGGATGAGCGGGCTGAGGAGATCAATGATCTGCGTGAAAAGATCGAGAAGGCCAAGATGCCGGCCAAGGTCCTTCCGGAAGCGGAAAAACAGCTTCGCCGGTTGGAGAAGATGCATCCCGACTCCGCCGAAGCATCTACGGTACGGACCTATCTGGAGTGGCTCATCGATATGCCCTGGAGCAAGTCCACCCGGGATGTGCTGGATATTGCCAAAGCCAGGACCATTCTGGATGAGGACCATTACGATCTGGAGAAGGTGAAGGACCGTATCCTCGAATATCTGAGTGTCCGGAAACTCAAGAAAAAAATGAAAGGGCCGATTCTCTGCTTTGTCGGTCCTCCCGGTGTCGGGAAGACCTCACTGGGGCGTTCCATTGCACGTGCTCTCGGACGGAAGTTCGTCCGGATTTCCCTCGGCGGTGTCCGGGATGAGGCGGAGATCCGGGGACACCGGCGAACCTACGTGGGGGCGCTGCCGGGCCGAGTGATCCAGGGGATCAAACAGGCGGGGACGCACAACCCGGTCTTTATGATGGATGAGATCGACAAGTTGGGCTCAGATTTCCGGGGAGACCCCTCCTCGGCACTTTTGGAGGTCCTCGATCCGGAACAGAACAATTCTTTTTCCGATCATTACCTGAATGTTCCTTTTGATCTGTCGAATGTTATGTTTATTACCACGGCAAACCTGCTCGACCCGATTCCATCGGCCCTGCGGGACCGGATGGAAGTTCTCTCCCTTGCCGGCTACACGCATGAAGAGAAACTGAAGATTGCACGGCAGTACCTGATCCCCCGCCAGTTGGAAGAACACGGCATTACGGAGAAAACCCTGTCGATTTCCGATCCGGCGATTCTTGACCTGATCTCCCATTACACCCTGGAGGCCGGCCTTCGGAACGTTGAGCGGGAGATTGCCGGCCTCTGCCGAAAGGTTGCTCGCAAGGTCGCTGAGGGGAAGGATAGAAAGTATCTGATCACTGCGAACAACCTTCACAAGTACCTGGGCCCCCCCAGGTACCTTCCGGAAATGGAGATGGAAGACAACCAGGTCGGCGTTGCCACCGGTCTGGCCTGGACACAGAGCGGCGGAGACCTGATCTTTATCGAGGCGACCCGGATGCGGGGAAAAGGGGGGCTGGTCCTGACGGGACAGTTGGGAGACGTCATGAAGGAGTCCGCCCAGGCGGCGATGAGTTTTATCCGTTCCCGTGCACACAAACTCGGCATCAAAGAGTCGGCTTTTGCCCAGAGCGATATCCACGTTCATGTGCCGGCCGGAGCCATTCCCAAGGATGGGCCTTCTGCGGGGATTACCATCGCGACGGCGCTGGCTTCGGTCTTTACGGACCGAATCATCAAGAAGAGTCTGGCCATGACGGGTGAGGTCACTCTTCGGGGAAGGGTGCTGCCCATCGGGGGGCTCCGCGAGAAATCTATGGCGGCTCTCCGGGCCGGGATACAGCAGGTGATTATCCCGCGTAAGAACGAGAAGGATCTTCTGGAACTACCGCCCAAAGTGAAAAAGAACCTTGAATTCATCCCTGTTGAACGGATGGACGAGGTTCTCGATATTGCTCTGCTGCCGGCCGGAAAAGGTCGCAGGAAAAATACGGCCGGGAAGACGGCGGCCCGGAGTAAATCCGCCCCGGCGAAAAAGACCGTGAAGAAAAAAACGGGTCCCTTAAAGAAGACGGTGGTCCGAAAAAAAACGGCGGGGAAGCGTTCGAAGAAGTAACCGGTAGCGGTCGTGGATCCAGTTACAGATTCTGCCAGTCGTAGTTCCTCAGGAAATCAACAAAATGTTCCTGGGAGGGGGAAAGCTGCTTCTTTTTGTAACGGATCAGCTTGAAATCCCGCACGAGCCGTACGTTCTGCATCGGAACGATCTTCAGGGTGCCTAAACGAAGTTCTTTCCGTATGGCCCACCGGGAGAGAATCGCGATCCCCAGGTCGGCCTCCACGGCGCCCTTGATGGCCTCTGCGCGTTCAAGCCGCATGGAAATGCGGAGCTTACGGGGGTGCATCCCCGCCTTTTCCAGTCCGATTTCCGTTTCCTTCCGCGTTCCGGATCCCTGTTCCCTCGCGATAAAGGGGTAGCGGCACAAGACTTCCGGTGTGACCTTTTTCTCCCGGACAATGGGGTGGTTCGGGGCGGCAATGAGGACCAGTTGATCCTGCAGAATCTTTTCCTGATGTAATTCCCGGTGTACGACTTCTTCGGCCAGGATTCCGACATCGAGGGTCCCGCGAATAACACCGTCCAGGATCCGGTCGGAATTGCCGATCATGAGCAGCGGTTCCATCCGGGGATAGCGTTCCTTGAGTTGCCCGAACAGGCGAGGCAGAATATATTCCGCCATGGTGGTGCTGGCACCGACGAGGACGCGCCCCTGTACGGTACCACTGATTTTTCCGACCTCTCTTTCCGCCTCCTCATAACAGTCCAGGATCCTCTTTGCATGCCGATAGAGAACCTCTCCCGCCTCGGTGAGAGCGACCCGGTTTTTTTCACGATAAAAAAGGTTCGTCCCGAGATGGCTCTCCAGTTTTTTGATCTGGAAGGTGACGGCCGGTTGAGTCAGGTACATTTCCTGTGCGACTTCGGAAAAATTCAGTCTTTGTGCCGCCTTGTAAAAGATATGAAGGGTTGTGTCGATCATGGGGTTCTCAATGGAAGATCGGTTCTGCAGAATTCTTTTGCCACCATACTATAAAAAATATTTTGAAAAAACAATAATGAAATCTTCAACCCAAGGGGTCAAGTCTGCTCTTGGCTTACCTTGATCCAGAAAAATTTT harbors:
- a CDS encoding ATP-binding protein — protein: MILLGPGAVADKLRLLESRTIVFDELHKYPHWKNFIKGFYDTYAKNRFHIVVTGSARLDLYRKGADSLMGRYFLYRMHPLSVAEVIHAGLREHEITAPARIRKDDFSALIRFGGFPEPYLKRNSRFYNRWKRTRLKLLFREDLRDTTKIYEVGQVELLAELLRQQAGQLTNFAALARKIRASQDSIRRWVSALESLYYCFTIRPWSRNISRSLLKGPKTFLWDWSLVDDEGTRNENFVASHLLKAVQWWVDNGFGDYELYFLRTKDQREVDFLVTKNREPWFLVEVKTSAGQALSRNLDYFQTRTGAKHAFQLSMNADFIDADCFEIPYPITVPGQTFLSQLV
- a CDS encoding PEP-CTERM sorting domain-containing protein, with amino-acid sequence MANFIEIFRGISRIWLSCIFSIFFVIICLEGVGDATLINFDGQLLFGPSWYAATTVRPQHLDVGGVQFDGGVVLTNIGLPTNASSVYATSDQVDSLLNPITISFSAPVSSYYLSLFNGIGHEIVYRVSDDAGHSVDVPLMSYSVSGGYATVGFDATNVNQVSIQTVVDATTLGLGNSWNFMIDEIGYNEVLPEGTISTETLPVPEPGGLLLLGSGLISLFVLRKK
- the thiL gene encoding thiamine-phosphate kinase, giving the protein MDRNRWSEFDVVRHLQRSVRTFSKGLQTGIGDDCAVISCGPDQDLLVTTDLLVEGVHFERRWFSLFQIGSKALRVALSDIAAMGGVPEYVFVGMALPPSVSADEGAKILKGIRETAELYKVTLAGGDLSRSGEGIVLDIILLGNAKRGKSILRSGARPGDQLFVSGALGDAALGLQLMKMEQGEDDRTDLPDRQRSPEPRMELGRILGEEGWATAMMDLSDGISSDLLRLCEASDVGAVLRLYDLPASVPLRSICATLALDSVPYLLHGGEDYELLFTVSADVRSTLEQADLPVPVTPVGEILPAKAGVWLEDPEGSRRPLLPQGYDHFR
- the galU gene encoding UTP--glucose-1-phosphate uridylyltransferase GalU, with the translated sequence MQKVRKAIFPAAGLGTRFLPATKASPKEMLPLVDKPMIQYVVEEAVAAGIEHIIMITGRGKRAIEDHFDRNVELEFYLESKGKTKALHTIEEIANMVDFVYVRQKEPLGLGHAVLCARELIGDEPFAVLLGDDIIDADVPSLGQMMKVHEEYGASVLALQEVPRDQIHLYGVIGGEKVGEGVYQVREMVEKPPQAQAPSNLAIIGRYILTPRVFEFLEGQEKGVGGEIQLTNALQRLAEVEPVYGYIFDGKRYDAGSKIGFLEATVELGLKNAELGPAFKDYLKGLNLDAF
- the lon gene encoding endopeptidase La, with the translated sequence MSDEQTIDSKEEKEDEEITIPEEIPLLPVRDVVVFPFMILPLFVGREVSIRAIDEALSRDRLILLSTQKRVDDEDPAQEDIHTIGTVATIMRMLKLPDGRIKILVQGLTKARISRFLTNRPFFKVVIEKIQEKVLPEVTVEVEALIRNVKEQLESMVSLGKMILPDILIIAENIDDPGRLADLITSNIGLKVDQAQEILELTDAVQRLQKVNEYLNKEIELLSVQQKIQAEAKGEMDKIQREYFLREQLKAIQKELGEVDERAEEINDLREKIEKAKMPAKVLPEAEKQLRRLEKMHPDSAEASTVRTYLEWLIDMPWSKSTRDVLDIAKARTILDEDHYDLEKVKDRILEYLSVRKLKKKMKGPILCFVGPPGVGKTSLGRSIARALGRKFVRISLGGVRDEAEIRGHRRTYVGALPGRVIQGIKQAGTHNPVFMMDEIDKLGSDFRGDPSSALLEVLDPEQNNSFSDHYLNVPFDLSNVMFITTANLLDPIPSALRDRMEVLSLAGYTHEEKLKIARQYLIPRQLEEHGITEKTLSISDPAILDLISHYTLEAGLRNVEREIAGLCRKVARKVAEGKDRKYLITANNLHKYLGPPRYLPEMEMEDNQVGVATGLAWTQSGGDLIFIEATRMRGKGGLVLTGQLGDVMKESAQAAMSFIRSRAHKLGIKESAFAQSDIHVHVPAGAIPKDGPSAGITIATALASVFTDRIIKKSLAMTGEVTLRGRVLPIGGLREKSMAALRAGIQQVIIPRKNEKDLLELPPKVKKNLEFIPVERMDEVLDIALLPAGKGRRKNTAGKTAARSKSAPAKKTVKKKTGPLKKTVVRKKTAGKRSKK
- a CDS encoding LysR family transcriptional regulator, with translation MIDTTLHIFYKAAQRLNFSEVAQEMYLTQPAVTFQIKKLESHLGTNLFYREKNRVALTEAGEVLYRHAKRILDCYEEAEREVGKISGTVQGRVLVGASTTMAEYILPRLFGQLKERYPRMEPLLMIGNSDRILDGVIRGTLDVGILAEEVVHRELHQEKILQDQLVLIAAPNHPIVREKKVTPEVLCRYPFIAREQGSGTRKETEIGLEKAGMHPRKLRISMRLERAEAIKGAVEADLGIAILSRWAIRKELRLGTLKIVPMQNVRLVRDFKLIRYKKKQLSPSQEHFVDFLRNYDWQNL